The proteins below come from a single Gordonia pseudamarae genomic window:
- a CDS encoding cob(I)yrinic acid a,c-diamide adenosyltransferase encodes MAIHLTRIYTRTGDDGTTGLSDFSRVAKTDARVVAYADCDEANASIGVALALGGSIPDDIVTVLRTVQNDLFDAGADLSTPVVESPKYPPLRIEQAYIDALEHWCDHYGEPLPNLDSFILPGGSVFAALLHQSRTVVRRAERSAWAAIDADPESTGVLPAKYLNRLSDLLFILARVATHPPYGQGDVKWVPGGDREHPGREA; translated from the coding sequence ATGGCCATACATCTGACGCGGATCTACACCCGGACCGGCGACGACGGGACAACAGGGCTCAGCGACTTCTCGCGAGTCGCCAAGACCGACGCCAGAGTCGTCGCCTACGCCGACTGCGACGAGGCCAACGCTTCGATCGGCGTGGCGCTCGCCCTCGGCGGGAGCATTCCCGACGACATCGTGACCGTCCTGCGGACAGTGCAGAACGACCTCTTCGACGCCGGCGCCGACCTGTCCACCCCCGTCGTCGAATCCCCGAAGTACCCGCCACTGCGTATCGAGCAGGCCTACATCGACGCCCTGGAGCACTGGTGCGACCACTACGGCGAACCGCTGCCGAATCTGGATTCGTTCATCCTGCCCGGTGGTTCGGTGTTCGCCGCGCTGCTGCATCAGTCACGCACCGTCGTGCGGCGGGCCGAACGTTCGGCGTGGGCCGCCATCGACGCGGACCCCGAATCAACCGGCGTGCTGCCGGCCAAATACCTCAACCGGCTCTCTGACCTGCTGTTCATCCTCGCCCGCGTGGCCACGCATCCGCCGTACGGTCAGGGCGATGTGAAATGGGTTCCGGGCGGGGACCGGGAACATCCGGGACGCGAAGCCTGA
- the murA gene encoding UDP-N-acetylglucosamine 1-carboxyvinyltransferase codes for MADRFLVSGGARLEGEVVVGGAKNSVLKLMAAALLAEGTTTLTNSPDIADVPLMADVLRGLGAAVTIDGDTVAIESPAEPKYHADFDAVKQFRASVCVLGPLMARCRRAVVALPGGDAIGSRPLDMHQAGLRALGAHSSIEHGCVVASADTLTGAGVALEFPSVGATENILMAAVLADGVTTIDNAAREPEIVDLCEMLVQMGARIDGAGSSTLTVEGVRQLHPTTHRVVGDRIVGATWGIAAAMTRGDVTVHGVAPAHLQLVLNKLRDTGAVVETFDDGFRVRADARPRAVNVSTLPFPGFPTDLQPMAIGLAAVADGMSLITENVFEARFRFVEEMVRLGADARTDGHHAVIRGVDQLSSAPVWCSDIRAGAGLVLAGLVADGVTDVHDVEHIDRGYPRFEEILRSLGGRIERVTG; via the coding sequence GTGGCAGATCGGTTCTTGGTGAGTGGTGGGGCACGGCTCGAGGGCGAGGTGGTCGTCGGCGGTGCGAAGAACAGCGTGCTCAAGCTGATGGCGGCCGCGTTGCTGGCCGAGGGCACCACCACGCTGACCAACAGTCCGGATATCGCGGACGTCCCGTTGATGGCGGATGTACTGCGTGGTCTGGGTGCCGCGGTCACGATCGACGGCGACACGGTGGCCATCGAGTCGCCGGCCGAACCCAAGTATCACGCCGATTTCGACGCGGTGAAGCAGTTCCGTGCCTCTGTGTGCGTCCTGGGTCCGCTGATGGCGCGTTGTCGTCGCGCGGTGGTCGCGCTGCCCGGCGGCGATGCCATCGGGTCCAGGCCACTGGACATGCATCAGGCGGGTCTGCGGGCGCTGGGTGCGCACAGTTCGATCGAGCACGGTTGTGTGGTGGCCTCGGCCGACACGCTGACCGGTGCCGGCGTGGCGCTGGAGTTTCCGTCGGTCGGCGCCACGGAGAATATTCTGATGGCCGCGGTCCTCGCCGACGGGGTGACCACCATCGACAACGCGGCGCGCGAGCCGGAGATCGTCGACCTGTGCGAGATGCTCGTGCAGATGGGCGCCCGGATCGACGGCGCCGGATCGTCGACGCTGACCGTGGAGGGCGTCCGGCAACTGCATCCGACGACGCACCGGGTGGTCGGCGACAGGATCGTCGGCGCCACCTGGGGGATCGCGGCCGCGATGACGCGCGGCGATGTGACCGTGCACGGTGTCGCCCCGGCACATCTGCAGTTGGTGCTCAACAAGTTGCGCGACACGGGTGCGGTGGTGGAGACCTTCGATGACGGGTTCCGGGTGCGCGCAGACGCCAGGCCGCGGGCCGTGAACGTCTCGACATTGCCGTTTCCCGGTTTCCCCACCGACCTGCAGCCGATGGCAATCGGTTTGGCGGCGGTTGCCGACGGAATGTCGCTGATCACCGAGAACGTGTTCGAGGCCCGGTTCCGGTTCGTCGAGGAGATGGTCCGTCTCGGCGCGGATGCGCGCACCGACGGTCATCATGCGGTGATCCGCGGGGTTGATCAGCTCTCCAGTGCGCCGGTGTGGTGTTCGGACATCCGGGCGGGAGCGGGCCTGGTGCTCGCGGGCCTGGTGGCCGACGGGGTGACCGATGTGCACGATGTGGAACACATCGATCGTGGCTATCCCCGGTTCGAGGAGATCCTGCGCAGCCTGGGTGGCCGGATCGAACGGGTTACCGGCTGA
- a CDS encoding energy-coupling factor ABC transporter permease — protein sequence MTSTTSTTLAMHMSDGIVNAPVSVMFAVFAAGCLALCGWRARADLDERAVPMAGLVAAFIFAVQMINFPILPGVSGHLLGGALAALLVGPYVGALCISIVLVVQALLFADGGVSALGTNITNMAIISTFAGFGVAMAGRRFLTGQSGGRGLTVLAFVAALVGTVCAATGFVFQYALGGAGDSSLATVAGYMWGTHLLIGVGEGLITAVTVTAVAKARPDLVYLLRRTRPADVPGRRSVTSEGVRA from the coding sequence ATGACGTCCACCACATCCACCACGCTGGCGATGCATATGAGCGACGGCATCGTGAACGCGCCGGTGTCGGTCATGTTCGCGGTGTTCGCGGCCGGGTGCCTGGCCTTGTGCGGCTGGCGGGCCCGTGCCGATCTCGATGAACGAGCGGTACCGATGGCCGGCCTCGTCGCCGCCTTCATCTTCGCGGTGCAGATGATCAACTTCCCGATCCTTCCCGGGGTGAGCGGGCATCTGCTCGGTGGCGCGTTGGCCGCGCTCCTGGTCGGCCCGTACGTCGGGGCGCTGTGCATCTCGATCGTGTTGGTGGTGCAGGCACTCCTGTTCGCCGACGGCGGGGTGTCGGCGTTGGGTACCAACATCACCAACATGGCGATCATCTCCACCTTCGCCGGCTTCGGTGTGGCGATGGCCGGTCGCAGATTCCTCACCGGGCAGTCGGGAGGGCGGGGCCTGACGGTCCTCGCGTTTGTCGCCGCTCTCGTCGGAACTGTCTGTGCCGCAACCGGATTTGTATTTCAGTATGCGCTGGGCGGGGCGGGCGACTCATCGCTGGCGACGGTGGCCGGGTACATGTGGGGCACGCATCTGCTGATCGGTGTCGGCGAAGGTCTGATCACCGCGGTGACGGTGACCGCGGTGGCCAAGGCGCGGCCCGATCTGGTGTATCTGTTGCGCCGAACACGCCCGGCCGATGTGCCGGGACGCCGGTCGGTGACGAGTGAGGGAGTTCGGGCATGA
- a CDS encoding PDGLE domain-containing protein, which translates to MSIVDDPGAQGTGTARPGTEQDGTEQDGSGRRPWLRRHGFLVAFGLVALVIAGVLSYAASSSPDGLDSATQRGCQTVMVNGAEQLHGNCIAQHATDHAMSSSPLADYSVSGLGNSGGIAGVLGVVVTVLVAGGLFWLLARGRRDGAGR; encoded by the coding sequence ATGAGTATCGTCGACGATCCCGGCGCGCAGGGAACGGGCACCGCACGGCCCGGGACCGAACAGGACGGGACCGAACAGGACGGGAGCGGCCGTCGGCCGTGGTTACGCAGGCACGGGTTCCTCGTGGCATTCGGCCTGGTGGCGCTGGTCATCGCCGGCGTCCTGTCGTACGCGGCCAGTTCGTCGCCGGACGGACTGGACTCGGCCACCCAGCGGGGGTGCCAGACGGTCATGGTGAACGGCGCTGAACAACTGCACGGCAACTGCATCGCCCAGCACGCCACGGACCACGCGATGTCGTCGTCGCCGCTGGCCGACTACAGCGTCTCGGGTCTGGGCAATTCCGGCGGGATCGCCGGGGTGCTGGGGGTTGTCGTCACGGTGCTGGTGGCCGGCGGACTGTTCTGGCTGCTGGCCCGCGGTCGCCGTGACGGCGCCGGACGCTGA